Genomic window (Rhizobium sp. ACO-34A):
GGCACTGCGCGCACGGCGTTGAAGGACGACTGGTAGTTCAGGTGATCCGTGAGGTTGTAGGCGTTGAGCGAGACGCGGAAGTTATCCTGCTTGTAGCCGACCATGGCGTCGAGCGAGAAGTTTTCCGGCATCTTGGCGGTGTTGGAAGAGTCAGCCCAGTAGGACGACGAGTACTGCGCGCCGCCGCCGATGGAGATGCGGCCGGGCAGTTGCACCAGATTTTCCGGCAGCGTGTAGCTGGTCCAGAAGGAGACGTTGTGGTGGGAAACGCCCGGTGCATCGTTGCCGATGTTGGCGGCCGTGCTCGAATAGGTCACTTCGCCGTCGAGATAGGCATAGGCGATATTGGCGGTCCAGTCCTGCATGATCTCGCCGTTGACGCCGAGTTCCACGCCCCGGATGCGGCGAGCTTCACCGTTGTCGGAGAAGCCGGCGGTGATTTCGCCGGTAACCGGATCGACGGTATAGGCATTGTCCTTGTCGATCTGGAAGATCGCGCCGGTCAGGCCGAGACGACCGCCGAGCAGGTCGATCTTGCCGCCGATTTCGAAGGTGTCGGAGCGTTCCGGCTCGTTGCTGACGCCGTCGGAGGGCACTTCGGATGCGACGCCGCCGACGGCGACCGCGATGTCCGTGCCAACAGGGCGATAGGTGCGGGCGAAGGACGCATAGAGCATGGCGTCGTTCGTCGGTTCCCAGATCGCGCTGATGGCCGGGCTGAGTTCGCGGGATTCCGCAGCACCGCCAACGGAGGATGCGCTGGTTTCATATTCGCTGCGGAAATAGTCCCAGCGCAGGCTGCCCTGCAGTGAAACCTGATCGGTCAGCCACATTCTGTCGCTGGCGAAGAGGCCCACGTTCTGGGCGGTCGCATCACGGCTGGCGCCGGTGAAGGCGAGCGATGCACCGCTGGTCATGGCGTAGGCAGGGTTGACAACCGTCTGGTTGTTGACGCGGCCGGTCCAGGTGCCGAGATCGCGATTGTCTTCCTGGTAATTCATGTCCAGGCCGATCATCGCGCGGTGACGTAGCGCGCCGGTCTCGAACTCGCCCTTGGCAGCCAGTACGTTCTGGATCGCCCAGCCTTCCTGCTCATACGCCATGCCGCCGCCTGCACCGTAGGAGAGCGCGACATTGGTGCCGTTAAGAAGCCTCTGCAG
Coding sequences:
- a CDS encoding TonB-dependent siderophore receptor; this translates as MAMTISSLPAVASAQQATDTTPASSDDSTTLKPIVVTGQNAANTNSAKTGISRLPATVKETPKVINVVPAEIIEQQRATTLEQILKNVPGITMSTGEGNGGQSGDQFRIRGLTAKGDIYVDGLRDFGAYKRDAFNTESVEVIKGPSGESFGVGNVGGLINQSSKKARLGTSTSIDQGIGSASTYRTTVDSNIQVNDTTAIRFNGMFQDGNVADRDHVEDDRRGVAFDIGMGLGTDTEWHLNYSYLHRDTTPDYGVPMAQGADGIYRPLTEYGVPGIDSSTSYIRSTDRDISDTHMFTSNFAKELDNGITITNDTRLGIYKREFSATNPAGVTAANLQRLLNGTNVALSYGAGGGMAYEQEGWAIQNVLAAKGEFETGALRHRAMIGLDMNYQEDNRDLGTWTGRVNNQTVVNPAYAMTSGASLAFTGASRDATAQNVGLFASDRMWLTDQVSLQGSLRWDYFRSEYETSASSVGGAAESRELSPAISAIWEPTNDAMLYASFARTYRPVGTDIAVAVGGVASEVPSDGVSNEPERSDTFEIGGKIDLLGGRLGLTGAIFQIDKDNAYTVDPVTGEITAGFSDNGEARRIRGVELGVNGEIMQDWTANIAYAYLDGEVTYSSTAANIGNDAPGVSHHNVSFWTSYTLPENLVQLPGRISIGGGAQYSSSYWADSSNTAKMPENFSLDAMVGYKQDNFRVSLNAYNLTDHLNYQSSFNAVRAVPASRRTFMVNIGTTF